A stretch of the Vitis vinifera cultivar Pinot Noir 40024 chromosome 16, ASM3070453v1 genome encodes the following:
- the LOC100240884 gene encoding cytochrome P450 89A2, with protein sequence METWVYNIVISLCVAALLKSLYDFIFPKLNLPPGPTTVPFVGNLLWLLKSFSELEPILRNLHAKYGPIVTLQIGSRPAIFVSANSLAHRTLVQDGAVFADRPKALPTNRIFSSNQHNISSAVYGPTWRRLRRNLTAEILHPSRVRSYSQARRWVLEILISRLQARSESGEAVRVVDHFQYTMFCLLVLMCFGDKLEEKQIQEIETIQRILLLGFPRFNILNFWPRVGKVLFRHRWEELFQLRKKQEDILLPYIRARQQLKQEIQSKQQQDGLESDSSPSSKNYVLSYVDTLLDLQLPEENRKLNDGEMVSLCSEFLNGGTDTTSTALQWIMANLVKHPHIQAKLLEEISGVMGEGKEEVEEEDLQKMPYLKAVILEGLRRHPPGHFVLPHSVTQDITFEGYVIPKNASLNFMVSEMNWNPKIWEDPMEFKPERFLNSKGNGDEVFDITGSREIKMMPFGAGRRICPGHGLAMLHLEYFVANLVWSFEWKAVEGDEVDLSEKQEFTVVMKNPLQVHLSPRWK encoded by the coding sequence ATGGAGACATGGGTCTACAACATCGTCATCTCCCTCTGCGTTGCTGCTTTGCTCAAGTCTCTTTATGATTTCATCTTTCCAAAACTGAACCTACCTCCAGGACCCACCACGGTTCCTTTTGTGGGGAACCTGCTATGGCTCCTTAAATCCTTCTCAGAGCTTGAACCAATCCTCCGAAACCTCCACGCCAAGTATGGACCCATCGTCACCCTCCAAATCGGCTCTCGTCCGGCCATCTTCGTCTCCGCCAACTCCCTCGCCCACCGGACCTTGGTCCAAGATGGTGCCGTTTTCGCTGATCGCCCCAAGGCCCTGCCCACCAACAGAATTTTTAGCAGTAATCAGCATAACATCAGCTCCGCGGTCTATGGCCCGACTTGGCGCCGCCTCCGCCGCAACCTCACCGCCGAGATCCTCCACCCTTCACGGGTGAGAAGCTATTCTCAGGCGCGAAGGTGGGTCTTGGAGATTCTAATCTCTCGGCTCCAAGCACGCTCAGAGTCAGGTGAGGCAGTCCGGGTCGTGGATCACTTTCAGTATACTATGTTTTGCTTGCTGGTTCTCATGTGTTTTGGGGACAAGCTTGAGGAGAAGCAGATTCAAGAGATTGAGACGATTCAAAGAATATTGTTGTTGGGTTTTCCTCGCTTCAATATATTAAACTTCTGGCCTAGGGTGGGAAAGGTATTGTTCCGACATCGTTGGGAGGAGTTGTTCCAGCTTCGCAAGAAACAGGAAGACATTCTGCTCCCATACATAAGAGCCAGGCAGCAGCTAAAGCAAGAAATCCAAAGCAAACAGCAACAAGACGGCCTTGAATCAGATTCGTCTCCCTCCTCAAAGAACTATGTTTTGTCGTATGTCGATACTTTGCTGGATCTGCAGCTACCAGAAGAAAACAGGAAACTAAATGATGGAGAGATGGTGAGTTTGTGCTCAGAGTTTCTCAATGGTGGGACTGATACCACATCCACTGCACTGCAGTGGATCATGGCGAACCTGGTGAAGCACCCGCATATTCAGGCCAAGCTTTTGGAGGAGATTAGTGGGGTTATGGGGGAAGGGAAGGAAGAGGTGGAGGAGGAAGATTTGCAGAAGATGCCATACTTGAAGGCAGTCATCTTGGAAGGTCTTAGGCGGCATCCTCCAGGACACTTTGTGTTGCCTCATTCAGTGACCCAAGATATAACCTTTGAAGGGTATGTTATACCCAAGAACGCCTCTCTCaatttcatggtatcagagatGAATTGGAACCCCAAGATATGGGAAGATCCAATGGAGTTCAAGCCAGAGAGGTTCTTGAACAGCAAAGGCAATGGAGATGAAGTGTTTGATATTACTGGGAGCAGGGAGATTAAGATGATGCCGTTTGGTGCAGGAAGGAGGATATGTCCCGGCCATGGCCTAGCGATGCTGCATCTGGAGTATTTTGTGGCCAATTTGGTATGGAGTTTTGAATGGAAGGCTGTGGAGGGAGATGAAGTTGATCTATCAGAGAAGCAGGAGTTCACGGTAGTGATGAAGAATCCATTGCAGGTCCACTTGTCTCCACGATGGAAATAA
- the LOC109121466 gene encoding cytochrome P450 89A2 produces MEIWVFLFVVSLCIASLLKSLHDFFFPKLNLPPGPAAFPLIGNLHWLGPSFADLEPILRNLHAKYGPILTLRIGSRPAIFISENSLAHQALVQNGAVFADRPAALPASRVMSSNQRNINSSPYGPTWRLLRRNLTAEILHSSRVRSYSHARKWVLEILVSRLRGHSDGFVPVRIMDHFQYAMFCLLVLMCFGDKLEEKQIQEIEMIQRKLLLAFRGLNRLNLWPRMGKILFRKRWEEWLNLRKDQEAILLPHIRARQRLKQETQNKQEDDSSSSSKDYVLSYVDTLLDLQLPEEKRKLNEGEMVTLCSEFLSAGTDTTSTALQWIMANLVKAPHIQARLFEEISGVVGEGEEEVKEEDLQKMPYLKAVVLEGLRRHPPGHFVLPHSVTQDVSFEGYDIPKNATVNFSVSDMNWNPTIWEDPMEFKPERFLNSNGDGDHADAGKEFDITGSKEIKMMPFGAGRRICPGYGLAMLHLEYFVGNLVWNFEWKAVEGDEVDLSEKLEFTVVMKNPLQAHLSPRLK; encoded by the coding sequence ATGGAGATATGGGTCTTCCTCTTCGTCGTCTCCCTCTGCATTGCTTCTCTCCTCAAATCTCTCCATGATTTCTTCTTCCCAAAGCTCAATCTCCCACCAGGACCCGCTGCCTTTCCTCTCATCGGAAACCTCCACTGGCTCGGCCCATCCTTCGCCGACCTCGAACCCATACTTCGAAATTTACACGCCAAGTACGGCCCAATCCTCACTCTCCGAATCGGCTCTCGCCCGGCCATCTTCATCTCCGAGAACTCCCTCGCCCACCAGGCCTTGGTGCAAAACGGAGCCGTTTTCGCCGACCGTCCTGCGGCGCTTCCGGCCAGTAGAGTCATGAGCAGTAACCAGCGAAACATCAATTCGAGCCCCTATGGCCCGACCTGGCGTCTCCTCCGCCGCAATCTCACGGCCGAGATTCTCCACTCTTCCCGGGTGAGAAGCTACTCCCACGCACGGAAGTGGGTGCTGGAGATTCTGGTCTCTCGGCTTAGAGGCCACTCCGACGGATTTGTCCCCGTCCGAATAATGGATCACTTTCAATACGCCATGTTTTGCCTACTGGTGCTCATGTGTTTCGGGGACAAGCTCGAGGAGAAGCAAATTCAGGAGATTGAGATGATTCAACGAAAGTTGTTGTTGGCGTTCCGTGGATTGAATAGGCTCAATTTGTGGCCGAGGATGGGGAAGATATTATTTCGAAAAAGGTGGGAGGAGTGGCTTAATTTGCGCAAGGATCAGGAAGCGATTCTTCTGCCGCACATAAGAGCCAGACAGCGGCTTAAGCAGGAAACGCAAAACAAACAAGAAGATgattcatcttcatcttcaaagGACTATGTCTTGTCGTATGTGGACACTTTGCTGGATCTGCAGCTGCCGGAGGAGAAGAGGAAGCTTAATGAAGGAGAGATGGTGACGCTGTGCTCGGAGTTTCTCAGTGCCGGAACTGACACCACCTCCACTGCACTGCAGTGGATCATGGCGAACCTGGTGAAGGCCCCCCATATTCAGGCCAGGCTTTTCGAGGAGATTAGTGGGGTTGTGGGGGAGGGAGAGGAGGAGGTGAAGGAGGAGGATTTGCAGAAGATGCCATACTTGAAGGCAGTGGTCTTGGAAGGTCTGAGGCGGCATCCTCCGGGACACTTTGTGTTGCCTCATTCAGTGACCCAAGATGTAAGCTTTGAAGGGTATGACATACCCAAGAATGCAACTGTGAATTTCTCAGTATCAGATATGAATTGGAACCCAACGATTTGGGAAGATCCAATGGAGTTCAAGCCAGAGAGGTTCTTGAACAGCAATGGAGATGGAGATCATGCAGATGCAGGGAAAGAATTTGATATAACTGGGAGCAAAGAGATAAAGATGATGCCATTTGGTGCAGGGAGGAGGATTTGTCCTGGGTATGGGTTGGCAATGCTGCATTTGGAGTATTTTGTGGGGAATTTGGTGTGGAATTTTGAATGGAAAGCAGTGGAGGGAGATGAAGTTGATCTATCTGAGAAGCTGGAGTTCACGGTAGTGATGAAGAATCCATTGCAGGCTCACTTATCTCCAAGGttgaaataa
- the LOC100264821 gene encoding cytochrome P450 89A2: MDFDRQKMEIWVFFFIASLCIASLLKSLHDFFFPKLKLPPGPAAFPLIGSLLWLGTSFADLEPTLRNLHAKYGPILTLRIGSRPAIFISENSLAHQALVQNGAVFSDRPEARPAGRVMNSNQRNISSCPYGPTWRLFRRNLMAEILHPSRVRSYSHARKWVLEILVSRLRSHSDGFVPVRVMDHVQYAMFCLLVFMCFGDKLEEKQIQEIEMMQRRCLLEFRRFNRLDLLPRIGKVLFRKTWDELLNLRKDQEEILLPHIRARQPLKQETQSKREEDNSDPGSSSSSKDYVLSYVDTLLDLQLPEEKRKLNEGEIVTLCSEFLSAGTDTTSTALQWIMANLVKSPHIQARLFEEISGVVGEGEEEVKEEDLQKMPYLKAVVLEGLRRHPPGHFVLPHSVTEDVSFEGYDIPKNATVNFIVSELNWNPKIWENPMEFKPERFLDINGDGDHGDEGEAFDITGSREIKMMPFGAGRRICPGYGLAMLHLEYFVANLVWNFDWKAVEGDEVDLSEKLEFTVVMKNPLQAHLSPRLK, from the coding sequence ATGGATTTTGATCGGCAAAAAATGGAGATAtgggtcttcttcttcatcgcCTCACTCTGTATTGCTTCCCTCCTCAAATCTCTCCATGATTTCTTCTTCCCAAAGCTCAAACTCCCACCAGGACCCGCCGCCTTTCCTCTCATCGGAAGCCTCCTCTGGCTCGGCACATCCTTCGCCGACCTCGAACCCACCCTCCGAAATTTACACGCCAAGTACGGCCCAATCCTCACTCTCCGAATCGGCTCTCGCCCGGCCATCTTCATCTCCGAGAACTCCCTCGCCCACCAGGCCTTGGTGCAAAACGGAGCCGTTTTCTCCGACCGTCCTGAGGCGCGTCCGGCCGGTAGAGTCATGAATAGTAACCAGCGAAACATCAGTTCGTGCCCCTATGGCCCGACCTGGCGTCTCTTCCGCCGCAACCTCATGGCCGAGATTCTCCACCCTTCCCGGGTGAGAAGCTACTCCCACGCACGAAAGTGGGTGCTGGAGATTCTGGTCTCTCGGCTTAGAAGCCACTCCGACGGATTTGTCCCTGTCCGAGTGATGGATCACGTTCAATACGCCATGTTTTGCCTACTGGTGTTCATGTGTTTCGGGGACAAGCTCGAGGAGAAGCAAATTCAGGAGATTGAGATGATGCAGCGAAGGTGCTTGTTGGAATTCCGTCGATTCAATAGGCTAGATTTGTTGCCGAGGATAGGGAAGGTATTATTTCGAAAAACGTGGGACGAGTTGCTCAATTTGCGCAAAGATCAAGAAGAGATTCTGCTGCCGCACATAAGAGCCAGACAGCCGCTAAAGCAGGAAACGCAAAGCAAACGAGAAGAAGACAACAGCGACCCGGGTTCATCTTCATCCTCAAAGGACTATGTCTTGTCGTACGTCGATACTTTGTTGGATCTGCAGTTGCCGGAGGAGAAGAGGAAGCTTAATGAAGGAGAGATAGTGACGCTGTGCTCGGAGTTTCTCAGTGCCGGAACTGACACTACCTCCACTGCACTGCAGTGGATCATGGCCAACCTGGTGAAGTCCCCCCATATTCAGGCCAGGCTTTTCGAGGAGATTAGTGGGGTTGTGGGGGAAGGAGAGGAGGAGGTGAAGGAGGAGGATTTGCAGAAGATGCCATACTTGAAGGCAGTGGTCTTGGAAGGTCTGAGGCGGCATCCTCCGGGACACTTTGTGTTGCCTCATTCAGTGACCGAAGATGTAAGCTTTGAAGGGTATGACATACCCAAGAACGCAACTGTGAATTTCATAGTATCAGAGCTGAATTGGAATCCAAAGATTTGGGAAAACCCAATGGAGTTCAAGCCAGAGAGGTTCTTGGACATCAATGGAGATGGAGATCATGGAGATGAAGGGGAAGCATTTGATATAACTGGGAGCAGAGAGATAAAGATGATGCCATTTGGTGCAGGGAGGAGGATATGTCCCGGGTATGGGTTGGCAATGCTGCATTTGGAGTATTTTGTGGCGAATTTGGTGTGGAATTTTGACTGGAAAGCAGTGGAGGGAGATGAAGTTGATCTATCGGAGAAGCTGGAGTTCACAGTAGTGATGAAGAATCCATTGCAGGCCCACTTATCTCCGAGGTTGAAATAa